In a single window of the Patescibacteria group bacterium genome:
- a CDS encoding ATP cone domain-containing protein: MTNFVIKKSGEREPFDPMKIENSIRAAAIDAGLTPERIDEIVGRVAKIVIDSVVDRNEVNSFEIKERILAELDVVEPAVAEAWRKFDEAKENQKG; the protein is encoded by the coding sequence ATGACCAATTTTGTTATTAAAAAATCAGGTGAGAGAGAGCCGTTTGATCCGATGAAAATTGAAAATTCTATTCGAGCAGCTGCTATTGATGCGGGTTTAACGCCAGAAAGAATTGATGAAATTGTGGGTAGGGTAGCAAAAATTGTTATTGATTCGGTTGTAGATAGAAATGAAGTTAATAGTTTTGAAATTAAAGAAAGAATTTTGGCAGAGTTAGATGTAGTTGAACCAGCGGTAGCTGAAGCTTGGCGAAAATTTGATGAAGCAAAGGAAAATCAGAAAGGATAA
- a CDS encoding YbhB/YbcL family Raf kinase inhibitor-like protein encodes MKKIWFVVPIILLVGIILIIFYNFKNNNQKVVNQTNMKIFSPAFQNNETIPSRYTCDGENINPPLYFEEIPPETKSLVLIVDDPDAPMGNFLHWLVFNIPAETKLIEENSVPVDAKLGKNDFGKLSYGGPCPPYGIHRYYFRLFALDTTLDLPEGVSREEVLAAIRNHILAESYLVGLYRRQ; translated from the coding sequence ATGAAAAAAATTTGGTTTGTAGTGCCAATTATTTTATTGGTGGGAATTATTTTGATAATTTTTTATAATTTCAAAAATAATAATCAAAAAGTTGTTAATCAAACCAATATGAAAATTTTTAGTCCAGCTTTTCAAAATAATGAAACGATACCATCGCGATACACTTGTGATGGAGAAAATATTAATCCACCGCTTTATTTTGAAGAAATTCCTCCAGAGACAAAAAGTTTGGTTTTAATTGTTGATGATCCAGATGCGCCAATGGGAAATTTTCTTCATTGGTTGGTTTTTAATATTCCTGCTGAAACAAAATTAATTGAGGAAAATTCAGTGCCTGTTGACGCAAAATTAGGCAAAAATGATTTTGGAAAATTAAGTTATGGTGGTCCATGTCCACCTTATGGTATTCACCGTTATTATTTTAGACTTTTTGCGCTTGATACAACTTTAGATTTACCAGAAGGCGTGTCGCGCGAAGAGGTTTTGGCAGCAATAAGAAATCATATTTTAGCTGAAAGTTATTTAGTTGGTCTGTATAGAAGACAGTAA
- a CDS encoding ABC transporter permease has product MKLKTLSKIALGGLKTNRSRSLLTILGIVIGITAIMMVMSIGQGAQNLILAQMQGLGAKVIAVLPGRQPKGFMDILSIFSDSLKIKDVEALKNKNNVPHLNRIMPIVFGNELVSFGSQTYRATILGVSEYFNEIYNITLEKGEPFTEDDVKAYANVAVIGHKVKEQLFGEDETIGQKIKIKNQVFKVVGVIGQKGQGTFVNFDDLIIIPYTAAQQNLFGIKYYHRIAIEVDKEENVDITVEDIKQTLRESHNILDPEKDDFYIQTQKEAIKQTQTVTNTLKYFLAAVAAISLIVGGVGIMNIMLVSVTERTREIGLRKALGATPKEILLQFLLEAVFLTMAGGIIGIIFGAANSLISSIVLSKLLAVNWQFTFPIGAMFLGLITSALIGLIFGLYPARKAAKKSPIEALRYE; this is encoded by the coding sequence ATGAAATTAAAAACCCTTTCGAAAATTGCTCTTGGTGGATTAAAAACGAATCGTTCTCGTTCTCTTTTAACTATTTTAGGAATTGTTATTGGCATTACCGCCATTATGATGGTGATGTCTATTGGTCAAGGAGCGCAAAATTTAATTTTAGCTCAGATGCAGGGATTGGGTGCTAAAGTAATTGCTGTTTTGCCCGGCCGCCAACCAAAAGGCTTTATGGATATTCTTTCTATTTTTTCTGATTCATTGAAAATCAAAGATGTTGAAGCATTAAAAAATAAGAACAATGTTCCTCATTTAAATCGCATTATGCCTATTGTTTTTGGTAATGAATTGGTTTCTTTTGGTAGTCAAACCTATCGCGCTACTATTTTGGGAGTTTCTGAATATTTTAATGAAATTTATAATATCACTCTTGAAAAAGGCGAACCATTCACCGAAGATGATGTTAAAGCTTATGCGAATGTAGCAGTTATTGGTCACAAAGTTAAAGAACAATTATTTGGCGAAGATGAAACAATTGGCCAGAAGATTAAAATTAAAAATCAAGTGTTTAAAGTAGTGGGAGTAATTGGACAAAAAGGTCAGGGTACTTTCGTTAATTTTGATGATTTAATTATTATCCCCTACACCGCTGCTCAACAAAATCTTTTTGGAATTAAATATTACCATCGTATTGCTATTGAAGTAGACAAAGAAGAAAACGTTGATATTACCGTTGAAGACATAAAACAAACATTGAGAGAATCACATAATATTCTTGATCCAGAGAAAGATGATTTTTATATTCAAACCCAAAAAGAAGCCATCAAACAAACGCAAACAGTTACCAATACTTTAAAATACTTTCTAGCGGCAGTGGCAGCTATTTCTTTAATTGTCGGCGGCGTTGGTATTATGAATATAATGCTCGTTTCGGTAACGGAAAGGACCAGAGAAATTGGATTAAGAAAAGCTCTGGGTGCCACACCAAAAGAAATTCTTCTTCAATTTTTATTGGAAGCAGTATTTTTAACAATGGCTGGCGGAATTATCGGGATTATTTTTGGCGCAGCCAATTCTTTAATTTCATCTATAGTTTTAAGTAAATTACTAGCAGTTAATTGGCAATTCACTTTTCCGATTGGCGCAATGTTTTTGGGATTAATCACTTCGGCTTTGATAGGTTTAATTTTTGGTTTATATCCAGCACGAAAAGCAGCTAAAAAATCTCCGATTGAGGCCCTGCGCTACGAATAA
- a CDS encoding cation-transporting P-type ATPase yields MEKKNLNFVDFTDKNIEESLRLLESSVNGLTEKQVTERLLKFGFNELPFKKRRWFHILFSQFKSPFTYLLFIAGAISLIIGEIIDSLFIFLFVVINVVLGFVQEYRAEKVIEVLKSFLPNDVKVIREGERVIVNKKYLVPGDIVVLSAGDIAPADLRIIEAKNLIIDESILTGESKAVEKDEKPLTSATKEIFEAKNIIFSGTSIINGEAKGVVINNIRESAVGKISKLVEEIGKKSFYEKELLGFSRLIIKMVVFFITAVFILRLFINCENIFDYLIFCIALIVSILPEALPTVVVFSLSQGALKLAKRKVVVKRLNAIEDLGNIKILCSDKTGTLTENKMTLDEIFANNIEKTILFSLLSTELLKKQKNIENAFDKAIVEKHASNFTSQLKEFKLIAENPFDLKRLINSIVVESSDGRRFLIAKGAPEKIFEKTVKIEAAKIVEGKFDFTIFERKIKEAGEEGRRVLAVAYREIKEGEFFKNINEAEDNFNLLGLLIFADPLKKTAKETITKAEKLGVRVKLITGDSREVAGYIGYQIGLISNKNEVRTGKELEQLSPEEFDKTCEEIDVFARISPEMKYKIIESLQKKYEVGFLGEGINDAPALKLANVAIAVNTAADISREIADIILLENDLNVIIEGISYGRKIFNNLDKYIKTTLASNFGNFYSIALISLFIPFLPMLPVQILVVNLLSDFPMIAIATDNVETKELKRPKSYQMQKTLPLIIRLAIVSTIFDFIFFAIFYRMGEKNLQTLWFIESILTELVLIFAVRTTQKFYQTIKPSYPLIFLGLIATLVTIFLPFTSFGIDILHFQKVPIQFVIIVILLVTIYFIISEGVKLKYYKKHQLDLNHQK; encoded by the coding sequence ATGGAGAAAAAAAATTTAAATTTTGTTGATTTTACCGATAAAAATATAGAAGAATCCTTGAGATTATTGGAGAGCTCGGTTAATGGATTAACAGAAAAACAAGTAACCGAACGTTTATTAAAATTTGGTTTTAATGAGCTTCCTTTCAAAAAAAGAAGATGGTTTCATATTTTATTTTCTCAATTTAAATCGCCATTCACTTATCTTTTATTCATTGCTGGCGCTATCTCGTTAATTATTGGCGAAATAATAGATTCTTTATTTATTTTTCTTTTTGTTGTGATTAATGTCGTTTTGGGTTTTGTTCAAGAATATCGCGCTGAGAAAGTAATAGAAGTTTTAAAAAGTTTTTTGCCTAATGATGTTAAAGTAATTAGAGAGGGGGAAAGGGTGATTGTTAATAAAAAATATTTGGTGCCTGGTGATATTGTGGTTTTATCTGCTGGCGATATTGCGCCGGCTGATTTAAGAATTATTGAAGCTAAAAATTTAATTATTGATGAAAGTATTTTAACAGGTGAATCCAAAGCTGTTGAAAAAGACGAAAAACCACTGACTTCTGCTACAAAAGAAATTTTTGAGGCAAAAAATATTATATTCTCTGGTACTTCAATAATAAATGGGGAAGCAAAGGGGGTTGTTATAAATAATATTAGAGAATCAGCAGTAGGAAAAATTTCTAAGCTTGTGGAAGAGATTGGTAAAAAAAGTTTCTATGAAAAAGAATTATTAGGATTTTCAAGATTAATCATTAAAATGGTCGTTTTTTTTATTACAGCTGTTTTTATCTTGCGTCTTTTTATTAACTGTGAAAATATATTTGATTATCTCATTTTTTGTATTGCTTTAATTGTTAGCATTCTCCCCGAAGCATTACCGACGGTGGTAGTTTTTTCGTTGTCTCAGGGAGCATTAAAATTAGCAAAACGAAAGGTAGTAGTCAAAAGATTGAATGCCATTGAAGATTTAGGCAATATTAAAATTTTATGTTCTGATAAAACAGGGACATTAACGGAGAACAAAATGACTCTAGATGAAATTTTTGCTAATAATATAGAAAAAACAATTCTTTTTTCATTGCTTTCTACAGAGTTATTAAAAAAACAAAAAAATATTGAAAATGCTTTTGATAAAGCCATTGTTGAAAAACACGCAAGCAATTTTACTTCGCAATTGAAAGAATTTAAGTTAATTGCCGAAAACCCCTTTGATTTAAAAAGATTGATTAACAGTATTGTGGTTGAGAGTAGTGATGGCAGACGATTTCTTATTGCAAAAGGTGCTCCAGAAAAGATTTTTGAAAAAACAGTAAAAATAGAGGCCGCTAAAATTGTAGAAGGTAAATTTGATTTTACAATTTTTGAAAGAAAGATTAAGGAGGCTGGTGAAGAGGGAAGGCGTGTTTTGGCGGTTGCCTATCGGGAAATAAAAGAAGGGGAATTTTTTAAAAACATAAATGAAGCAGAGGATAATTTTAATCTACTTGGACTATTAATTTTTGCTGATCCGTTAAAAAAGACAGCTAAAGAAACAATTACTAAAGCAGAAAAATTAGGAGTTAGAGTTAAGCTGATTACTGGCGATAGTCGAGAGGTGGCTGGATATATAGGATATCAAATTGGATTAATCTCTAATAAGAATGAGGTTAGAACTGGTAAAGAATTGGAACAATTATCTCCGGAAGAATTTGATAAAACTTGCGAAGAGATTGATGTTTTTGCTCGTATTTCGCCAGAAATGAAATATAAGATTATTGAATCGCTTCAGAAAAAGTATGAAGTTGGATTTTTGGGGGAGGGAATTAATGATGCGCCTGCTTTAAAACTTGCCAATGTGGCTATTGCCGTTAACACTGCTGCTGATATTTCTCGTGAAATAGCTGATATTATTCTTTTGGAAAACGATCTTAATGTAATTATTGAGGGAATTTCTTATGGTCGGAAAATTTTTAATAATTTAGATAAATACATCAAAACAACATTAGCTTCTAATTTCGGCAATTTTTATTCCATTGCCCTTATTTCTTTATTTATTCCTTTTTTGCCGATGCTTCCCGTTCAAATTTTAGTAGTTAATTTATTATCCGATTTTCCAATGATTGCTATTGCTACTGATAATGTAGAAACAAAGGAATTAAAAAGACCCAAAAGCTATCAAATGCAAAAAACGCTACCTTTAATTATTAGATTGGCTATTGTGAGCACCATTTTTGATTTCATTTTTTTTGCTATTTTTTATCGTATGGGAGAAAAAAACCTTCAAACTTTATGGTTTATTGAAAGCATTTTAACGGAATTGGTATTAATCTTTGCTGTTCGAACAACGCAAAAATTTTATCAGACAATCAAGCCATCATATCCATTAATCTTTTTAGGATTGATAGCTACATTGGTTACTATTTTCTTACCTTTTACAAGTTTTGGAATTGATATCTTACATTTTCAAAAAGTTCCCATTCAATTTGTAATCATTGTAATTTTGTTGGTTACAATATACTTTATTATTAGCGAGGGTGTTAAATTAAAATACTATAAAAAACATCAATTGGATTTAAATCATCAGAAGTAG
- a CDS encoding CAP domain-containing protein, producing MGNKLQKQISNYLIPQVDNEFQPHSLRTKSVFWIFIAILLLENFFFLLAYYLIPSSDFLASLISTSIVQYTNQYRLTSNAPQLVINPLLNEAARLKAEDMAQRGYFSHNSPDNITPWEWLKKVGYDYLYAGENLALNFTDSQEVVEAWLNSESHRQNLLNPNFKEIGIGIAKGTYKNQPAIFIVQFFGTPKLLAQQTPATPSNSNNLVSSPTPAIKIQPSPKLTPSPIVTPTPEQKFITTTPQVLAISPIATTSAMPSINPTSFWALILQKVVANPKSSLNSLLEFFAIFIIIALCLKIFIKIDIQYPTLIINGVLILIVIIFACWLNNYIFNLWPQII from the coding sequence ATGGGTAATAAACTCCAAAAACAAATATCAAATTACCTCATTCCACAAGTGGATAATGAATTTCAACCTCATTCTTTAAGAACAAAGTCGGTGTTTTGGATTTTTATTGCCATTCTACTTTTAGAAAATTTCTTCTTTTTATTAGCTTATTATTTAATTCCTTCTTCTGATTTTCTCGCCTCGCTTATTTCTACCAGCATTGTTCAATATACCAATCAATATCGCCTAACTTCAAATGCACCCCAGTTAGTTATTAATCCTTTGCTTAACGAAGCAGCACGTCTTAAAGCCGAAGATATGGCCCAACGAGGATATTTTAGCCATAATAGTCCGGATAATATTACGCCTTGGGAATGGTTAAAAAAAGTTGGATATGATTACCTTTATGCCGGCGAGAATTTAGCTCTTAATTTTACCGATTCCCAAGAAGTAGTTGAGGCTTGGCTTAATTCAGAATCACATCGTCAAAATTTATTAAATCCTAATTTTAAAGAGATTGGCATAGGCATTGCAAAAGGCACTTATAAAAATCAACCAGCAATTTTCATTGTTCAATTTTTTGGCACACCAAAATTATTAGCACAACAAACACCAGCAACTCCATCTAATTCTAATAATTTAGTTTCATCTCCCACCCCAGCAATAAAAATTCAACCCTCACCAAAATTAACCCCTTCACCAATTGTTACTCCAACACCAGAACAAAAATTTATTACAACAACCCCTCAAGTTTTGGCTATTTCCCCCATCGCAACAACATCTGCGATGCCTAGTATTAACCCCACATCCTTCTGGGCATTAATCCTTCAAAAAGTAGTTGCCAATCCAAAAAGTTCTCTTAATTCCTTATTGGAATTCTTCGCTATCTTTATTATCATTGCTCTTTGTCTAAAAATATTTATTAAAATTGATATTCAATATCCGACACTCATTATTAATGGTGTCTTAATCTTAATCGTTATTATTTTCGCCTGTTGGTTAAATAATTATATCTTTAATCTCTGGCCGCAAATAATTTAA
- a CDS encoding efflux RND transporter periplasmic adaptor subunit has protein sequence MFRSLLQKIKKPKIFIPLIIILIFLALIVYQIAISKNKNNFQFASVEKGSLKEIVSTTGRVVSSQNVDLSFKKSGRVVYLNADVGKKVKAYSTLAKIDCADLEQNLRNAEILLATAQNNLEKLKSQYQQLLREDALNKSYEDALIILASFYQQAPTILENIRAIYFENDLSDGSKNNITYYSDYNSSFILTPAKAETLYNEIKNLLTQAIDKYQIAQRGSGEERFNAIEIGYSLLVKIADLIKTGRDPIIYLNNFLIQNNLTHNKTSTITNHLQQLTTYSQTIDSYLQNLLIIRNQINTQKDLLNNYPFDIKSQELTVKQYQNNLEDARNKVADCYLTAPFDGVITKFDLQIGQMVTANIPVASLIADNQYEIETLISEIDIAKIKVGNKAKITLDAYGPNKIFEAQVIHLDPAATLVEGVPTYKAKLQFINVNNDEIKAGMSANIDIITQEKENVLMIPRRAVISSNGTKMVRVWYKDAKTIEERKVETGITGENAMVEILNGLNEGEMIIVSGK, from the coding sequence ATGTTCCGCTCATTATTGCAAAAAATCAAAAAACCAAAAATTTTTATTCCCCTAATCATTATCTTGATTTTTCTTGCGCTAATCGTCTATCAAATAGCGATTTCTAAAAATAAAAACAATTTTCAATTTGCCTCAGTTGAAAAAGGAAGTCTTAAAGAAATTGTTAGCACCACTGGTCGCGTGGTTTCTTCACAAAACGTTGATTTGTCATTTAAAAAATCTGGGCGAGTTGTTTATTTGAATGCGGATGTTGGAAAAAAAGTAAAAGCCTACTCCACTCTGGCCAAAATTGATTGTGCTGATTTAGAGCAAAATCTCAGGAATGCTGAAATACTTTTAGCTACCGCCCAAAATAATTTAGAAAAATTAAAATCACAATATCAACAATTACTTCGTGAAGACGCTCTTAATAAAAGCTATGAGGATGCTTTGATTATTTTAGCCAGTTTTTATCAACAAGCGCCAACAATTTTAGAAAATATCCGCGCTATTTATTTTGAAAATGATTTATCAGACGGAAGCAAAAATAATATTACATATTACTCAGATTATAATTCCAGTTTTATTTTAACGCCGGCAAAAGCTGAAACTCTTTATAATGAAATTAAAAATTTACTTACCCAAGCTATTGATAAATATCAAATCGCTCAACGTGGCAGCGGTGAAGAACGCTTCAACGCTATTGAAATCGGCTATTCGCTTTTAGTTAAAATAGCTGATTTAATTAAAACCGGACGCGATCCTATTATTTATCTTAATAATTTTCTCATTCAGAATAATTTAACACATAACAAAACTTCAACAATTACCAATCATCTCCAACAACTCACTACTTATTCTCAAACCATTGATTCTTATCTTCAAAATCTTTTAATTATTCGCAATCAAATCAACACCCAAAAAGATTTGCTTAATAATTATCCTTTTGATATCAAAAGCCAAGAATTAACTGTTAAACAATATCAAAATAATTTAGAAGATGCCCGCAATAAAGTGGCGGATTGTTATTTAACTGCTCCGTTTGATGGTGTTATTACTAAATTTGATTTGCAAATTGGTCAAATGGTTACTGCCAATATTCCTGTTGCTTCTTTAATTGCTGATAATCAATACGAGATTGAAACGCTTATTTCTGAAATTGATATTGCTAAAATTAAAGTTGGGAATAAAGCCAAAATAACTCTTGATGCTTATGGTCCCAATAAAATTTTTGAAGCGCAAGTTATTCATCTTGACCCTGCAGCAACATTAGTAGAAGGCGTGCCGACTTACAAAGCAAAATTACAATTTATTAATGTAAACAATGATGAAATAAAAGCAGGCATGTCGGCTAATATTGATATTATTACCCAAGAAAAAGAAAATGTTTTAATGATTCCCCGAAGAGCGGTAATTAGTTCAAATGGCACAAAAATGGTTCGTGTTTGGTATAAAGATGCAAAAACCATTGAAGAAAGAAAAGTAGAAACGGGTATTACCGGTGAGAATGCGATGGTTGAAATTTTAAACGGCCTCAATGAAGGCGAAATGATTATTGTTTCTGGTAAATAA
- a CDS encoding ABC transporter ATP-binding protein, translating to MILIKVNNLEKKYCDDGTETIALKNISLEIKNGEFVAITGPSGSGKSTLLHILGFLDKPTAGEYLFENRSIYDYSEEEMAKIRNKKMGFVFQQFNLLAKTSVLENVKLPLVYSDIPEKEWNKLAYEALSKVGLTHRINHLPNQLSGGEQQRVAIARALVTNPLVIFADEPTGNLDSKAGQQIMATLQQLNNEGHTIILITHETYTAKCAERIIKLFDGEIQSDTINNERFDALQFIK from the coding sequence ATGATTTTAATAAAAGTTAATAATTTAGAGAAAAAATACTGTGATGATGGCACGGAAACAATTGCTTTAAAAAACATTTCTTTGGAAATAAAAAATGGTGAATTTGTCGCTATAACAGGTCCCTCTGGTTCGGGTAAATCTACCCTACTCCATATTTTAGGGTTTTTAGATAAGCCAACCGCTGGAGAATATTTGTTTGAGAATCGCTCCATTTATGATTATTCCGAAGAAGAAATGGCAAAAATTCGCAACAAAAAAATGGGGTTTGTTTTTCAGCAATTTAATCTTTTGGCTAAAACCAGCGTACTGGAAAATGTAAAATTACCTCTCGTTTACTCTGATATTCCTGAAAAAGAATGGAATAAATTGGCTTATGAGGCTTTGAGTAAGGTTGGATTAACACATCGCATTAATCATTTACCAAATCAATTATCCGGCGGCGAACAGCAAAGAGTGGCTATTGCTCGCGCCTTGGTTACCAATCCATTAGTTATTTTCGCTGATGAACCAACAGGCAATTTAGATAGTAAAGCAGGTCAACAGATTATGGCTACACTTCAACAATTAAATAATGAAGGTCATACAATTATTTTAATCACTCACGAAACCTATACCGCCAAATGCGCTGAACGAATTATTAAATTATTTGATGGAGAAATTCAATCAGACACAATTAATAACGAACGCTTTGACGCGCTTCAATTTATTAAATAA
- a CDS encoding HAD-IC family P-type ATPase — translation MLLNNTKNKNKTINWHALESEKIFSILQTRNSGLNDKEAAKRQDVYGLNKLEEYRKTNLLRLFLKQFKSPLIYILLIGGIITIFLKDFTDSIVIFGTIIINSFIGFFQEKKTNQIFQQLQKYLKNSAKVKREGLIKEITAEEVVPGDIVILEMGQRVPADGRIIEANNLKINESILTGEWLAKSCTTESLPEDTPLADRDNMAYMGTLVEEGRGVMVVTTIGKDTEFGNLGFILQDIEKDKTPFQRKVEYFSKFLGLIISIFVLSIFILGIINNRPFIEMLTVSVATAVAAIPEGLPLVVTVIFTFGMREIFKKRGLVKKIVAAEVLGSTSVICTDKTGTLTKATMQVSGIYTPTRSLIGDTLKKHKFLNIDGEASELIILKTAILACDAFIENPDDPIHQWISRGRPTERAVVELGYQMGIKKHELEKKYPRIDELAFSPQYKYSAAINEIDKNEIAISYLGAPERLLEFSQNLFYDGQIKKINESERKKINKLIEDLMMEGLRLVGVAFCKINKNKYLENFQKQKTENSESYFKEQLLKSGIFLGFIALKDPIREDVVEAIKKCKEAGMRVILVTGDHKNTALSVAKEIGLEIKDSAIIEGKELATMEEEDFLKKVGSINLYARVEPQQKLKIIEALQQKGEIVAMTGDGVNDALALKKANIGVALGSGTAIAKESADLILLDDSFSIIILAVEEGRHIIDNIRKTLTYLLTGGFTELVLIGLSVIFGLPLPVLSAQILWKNLIESTPPSLSLTFEPKEENIMRRKPESPVLPLLNKEMKFIIFIVGMLTNLVLFFLFYYLLKIDYPLERIRTIMFVGLAIDSFFFIFSCKNLRKNIWQYSIFNNKYLIITVLSCFLVLVSAVYLPFFNWLLKTTPLNYIEWIILIMFGVLNLTMIEVSKYYFIKQKLIN, via the coding sequence ATGTTATTAAATAATACAAAAAACAAAAATAAAACTATAAATTGGCATGCTCTAGAAAGTGAAAAAATTTTTTCTATTTTGCAAACAAGAAATTCGGGATTAAATGACAAAGAAGCAGCTAAAAGACAGGATGTTTATGGTTTGAATAAATTGGAAGAATATAGAAAAACTAATTTATTAAGACTTTTTTTGAAACAATTTAAAAGCCCTTTAATTTATATATTATTAATTGGTGGGATTATTACTATATTTTTAAAAGATTTTACAGATAGCATTGTTATTTTTGGAACAATAATCATCAACTCTTTTATTGGATTTTTTCAAGAGAAAAAAACAAATCAGATTTTTCAACAATTGCAAAAATATTTAAAAAATAGTGCTAAAGTTAAACGAGAAGGATTAATTAAAGAAATTACAGCAGAAGAAGTGGTACCAGGAGATATTGTGATTTTAGAAATGGGACAGCGCGTTCCTGCTGATGGTAGAATTATTGAAGCAAATAATTTGAAAATTAATGAATCTATTTTAACTGGAGAATGGCTGGCAAAATCGTGCACTACAGAAAGTTTGCCAGAAGATACACCATTAGCGGACAGAGATAATATGGCTTATATGGGAACATTGGTAGAAGAAGGCAGAGGGGTAATGGTTGTTACTACTATAGGAAAAGATACAGAATTTGGAAATTTAGGTTTTATTCTTCAAGATATTGAAAAAGATAAAACACCTTTTCAGCGAAAAGTAGAATATTTTAGTAAATTTTTAGGATTAATAATTTCTATTTTTGTTTTAAGCATCTTTATTTTAGGCATTATAAATAATCGACCATTTATTGAAATGTTGACGGTTTCTGTTGCAACAGCAGTAGCAGCTATTCCAGAGGGTTTGCCTTTGGTGGTGACTGTTATTTTTACTTTTGGAATGCGGGAAATTTTTAAAAAGAGAGGATTGGTTAAGAAAATTGTTGCTGCTGAAGTTTTGGGTTCTACCTCTGTAATTTGTACAGACAAAACTGGAACTTTAACAAAAGCAACTATGCAAGTTTCGGGCATTTACACACCAACTAGGAGTTTAATAGGAGATACACTAAAAAAGCATAAATTTTTAAATATTGATGGAGAAGCTTCTGAATTAATTATTTTAAAAACTGCCATTCTTGCTTGTGACGCTTTTATAGAAAATCCTGATGATCCTATTCATCAATGGATAAGCAGGGGTCGTCCTACAGAAAGAGCAGTTGTAGAGTTGGGATATCAAATGGGGATAAAAAAGCATGAATTAGAGAAGAAATATCCACGAATAGATGAATTAGCTTTTAGTCCCCAATATAAATATTCAGCAGCAATTAATGAAATAGATAAAAATGAAATTGCCATTAGTTATTTAGGAGCTCCAGAACGTTTATTAGAATTTTCACAAAATTTATTTTATGATGGACAGATTAAAAAAATAAACGAAAGTGAGCGTAAAAAAATTAATAAATTAATAGAAGATTTAATGATGGAGGGTTTAAGATTGGTTGGTGTTGCTTTTTGTAAAATAAACAAAAATAAATATTTAGAAAATTTTCAAAAACAAAAAACAGAAAATTCCGAATCGTATTTTAAAGAACAACTATTAAAATCAGGAATTTTTCTGGGTTTCATAGCACTTAAAGACCCTATTAGAGAAGATGTGGTTGAGGCAATTAAAAAATGTAAAGAGGCAGGTATGAGAGTAATTTTGGTTACTGGTGATCATAAAAATACAGCTTTGTCAGTAGCCAAAGAAATAGGATTAGAAATTAAAGATTCAGCAATCATCGAAGGCAAGGAATTGGCAACAATGGAAGAAGAAGATTTTTTAAAGAAAGTGGGAAGTATTAATTTATATGCTCGCGTTGAACCGCAACAAAAATTAAAAATTATTGAAGCTCTTCAACAAAAAGGAGAGATTGTGGCAATGACAGGTGATGGAGTTAATGATGCCTTGGCTTTAAAAAAAGCAAATATTGGAGTTGCTTTGGGTTCGGGAACTGCTATTGCTAAAGAATCAGCTGATTTAATTTTACTAGATGATAGCTTTTCCATTATTATTTTAGCCGTAGAAGAAGGGCGGCATATAATTGATAATATTAGAAAAACTCTAACTTATCTATTGACGGGTGGCTTTACCGAGTTGGTTTTAATTGGTTTATCAGTAATTTTTGGTTTGCCGCTACCAGTTTTATCAGCTCAAATTCTTTGGAAAAATTTAATTGAATCAACTCCTCCATCTTTATCTTTGACTTTTGAACCAAAAGAAGAAAACATTATGAGAAGAAAACCAGAAAGTCCTGTTTTGCCATTGTTGAACAAAGAGATGAAGTTTATAATTTTTATAGTAGGAATGTTGACGAATTTAGTTCTTTTCTTTTTATTTTATTATTTATTGAAAATTGATTATCCACTGGAAAGAATTAGAACTATAATGTTTGTGGGTTTAGCTATTGATTCCTTCTTTTTTATCTTTAGTTGTAAAAATTTACGCAAAAATATTTGGCAATACAGCATTTTTAATAACAAATATTTAATAATAACAGTATTAAGTTGTTTTTTGGTTTTAGTTTCGGCTGTATATTTACCATTTTTCAATTGGTTGCTTAAAACAACGCCGTTAAATTATATTGAATGGATAATTTTGATAATGTTTGGCGTTCTTAATTTAACAATGATTGAAGTGTCAAAATACTATTTTATAAAACAAAAACTAATCAATTAA